gtttaatttaaatgATAGTTAATCGTAAGTCCTCGTGGAAACAATACTCTACTTATCACTTTATTATTTGTCGACCACGTACGCTTGCGTGTGCGTTTGAGAGTAACAATAAACAaataatgtttttttttaaaaataaaatcaaaatctatgaccaaacggAACGATTCTTAATTTTGACACATCGCcaaaaaatgcacaaaatgacCTTCTCAAATGTCAAATAAACTAATTTTTCAAAGTTCAATTATGTAGGATTatgttgggttgttgttgttgtttcaaaATTCAGCTATGGGAACCTTTTCTTCTTCTGAGTAATTTTTATGAATATTAAAACATCTTCTATGGCCACttgattaaaaaaaatcaatgtgCGGTCCCAAGTCCCAACGTCTAAGCATTAAAAATCTCATTacgaaaagaaaagataaaaagattTTTTACAAAGGAAGAGAAGAACATTAAGATCCAATTTCTATTTTAAAAATCAATTTTGTGGGTGTTCACAAATAGtgatattaaataataaatattccTTTTAGGCACTCTAcaattactcaaaattcaaaaagtAGAGGCCTAGTGGGTTTTTTCCTGTGACGTTTTATGGGGAAATCGGTTCCTTCGCCAAATAGAATCCAAGATTTTGCCAGAATTATCAGCAGCTCCAATAACAGAATCCACGGCCCGACCCAGGTCAAACCACCCGCATCCAGAATTAGGTCACTTCCATCCGCAAAGTCCAGGGCGGTGGTCGGCGGCGATTCATCGGAGCGGCGGCTAAAGTTGAAGACGAAGAACATGGAAGAAGCAAGCTCTAACTCCAATTCGAATACTTCTTCGTCAAACCAACAGCGGCAACGGGTACCCCTTGCTGACGTGGTGGCTGACTGTGTGAAGCGGTGGTTCCAGGACACTCTCAAGGAGGCTAAAGCCGGTGATATTAGCATGCAGGTCCTTGTTGGTCAGATGTATTATAGTGGCTATGGTATTTCCAGAGATGCACAGAAGGTGATTGATTTTTTGCTTCCGTTGATTTTGTTTTTTGGCTTGTCTTAGTTCTCTATATAGTGCTCGTATTTTTCTTAGAATCTAGAAACTTAGTGATGTATAAATAACCTAATTTAGAGATTCATGCTTTCTATTGACAAGAGAAAACCCCATAAAACATATTGTTGGAGAGCATTCTGAACTTAGAATTGCATttaacttttttttgttttgatgaggATGGTGTCCGGGCCACTTGCATGCAACTTGACTATTCCAGTACCTGCTATCTATCACTAGTACAAGTACCAAAAAAATAGAGTAAGCTTGTCCCAGGTTCACTAAAAGAATTCCTTTGTAGTacaggtaccaggtaactctGTCTACCAAGACTTACATAGATAGGAAGAAATTACCTAGTATTTTTTGTCTGCGTGGAGTTTACAATTGAACATTTGACACTCTTTGTGCTTACATAGAGTGAAGTTGAACTGTTGAACTTTGGGAAAAACAGCTGAGAACAAATGTTTATCATTGTCAAGCACATGAAATAtcttcaaatttgaaattcaagCATGTGTTTGCCTTGTAATACGAGAAGATACACATAATTAAGAGAATGTGTCCACCATGTGAAGACAACAATGGAATTGAACTCGAACTCTTTAATAAttcaaggaaaaaaaagaaaagaaactacaGTGTGCCTGCTCAGTTCAAGTGCTTATTTTCTTCTTAATCAAGGTACACAATAATTATGAGGATTTACCATCATGTATGTGCTTAATTATCTTATCTCTTATTCAAGAAGTGAAAAACCAGAGTGTGCCCGCTCAATTTCATCTATTCTCACTAAAAGTtgctcaaaattttcaaagtaaaaaagaaaatagtaCCAATCTTTCATCTGCCCAGAATTAGAGTTCTAGGTATGTTTGAAAGATTGACAGTTCTTCGGTTTTCTCTCTCTATTTGTTGTGTCTGAGGATGTGGGAAATGCTTCTACCGATTGATCCATTTGGGTACAGGGAAGAGCCTGGATTAACCGAGCTTCAAAGAGTCGGTCATCAGCGTGGAAAGTGAGTGATAAACGCCCAGGTATGTAGACGTTGGGTTTACTGCTTATATTGGTTTGGCATTGTTGTATATTAGTCCAATTAGGTGTTCatctttttcttatcttttttttttcctttttaggctATAATGCTAGTGATTCTGATTCTGATGATACTGTGGAGGACGCAAAGTAAAATTGAAGCACTTTTCACGGGTAAAACAAGCTATAGCATCGTAAGTTACAATTGCGTTAATTTCTTTCACCCTTGTTGTGCAAACTTTTGAGGTTACGGTCTTGTTCTACTTTATTTCTTAGTTGATTGAAAATTACTGCACTTGGTAGGATGTCGAATCTCATGTGGTGTATTACAATGTCACTCTAACTAGAttacttgatatttgataatttCTTTAGCATTAAGCATTTCTGTCACATTATGGATCGTCTAAAGACCATACACttgaacttttatcatttgtATAACATATGGCAATGATTTGAGGGTCTTTATAGCGTACATGGGGTTGATGTACATGTTATTTTTTGGGGTATATATTAAGATATTTTGTTAATATTGAACTAAGATGGTGTCAAAATTACGATCAGTTGTAAATACATCAGAACTCTAGTACGGGATTTCTTTTTGCACCATAAGTATAAATGGAAGAAAAAAGAATATTTAACCCTCCTTACGTACTTTTCatacctttatatatatatatatattctgccaTTTTTTTTCTCGCCAAAATCAGCCAAAAAAATGCAGAAGAAGCTATATTCCGAGCTTATTTCTTTCTGGTGTTCAGCTTTCTTGTCCAACTTACAGCAGCTTCTGCCACTGGCGTAGGTTATACCAATGATACATTAAATATTGAATAAATTCCATTGTAAAATTGCAATATATCTGCTGATGACCTCCACTTACTTTTATACGAGCAACACAAACTGAATATGAACTAGAttacttgatatttgataatttCTTTAGGTGTTTGATCTCCATCTCTCCTTATTAGTCGGTGGACTTAACTTCTTTTGTTAGTCGTGATTGAGAATAAAGTTGAAAACTTTTCTTTAGGGCCAATCTC
This DNA window, taken from Nicotiana tabacum cultivar K326 chromosome 4, ASM71507v2, whole genome shotgun sequence, encodes the following:
- the LOC107764375 gene encoding uncharacterized protein LOC107764375, translating into MGKSVPSPNRIQDFARIISSSNNRIHGPTQVKPPASRIRSLPSAKSRAVVGGDSSERRLKLKTKNMEEASSNSNSNTSSSNQQRQRVPLADVVADCVKRWFQDTLKEAKAGDISMQVLVGQMYYSGYGISRDAQKGRAWINRASKSRSSAWKVSDKRPGYNASDSDSDDTVEDAK